One stretch of Sander vitreus isolate 19-12246 chromosome 16, sanVit1, whole genome shotgun sequence DNA includes these proteins:
- the ssna1 gene encoding microtubule nucleation factor SSNA1, with protein sequence MTQQAAALQTYNNELVKCIEDLCSKREELNSQIKQEEEEKERLQHDIRVLSEKLSRVNESLAQRLAARATFDRTIAETEAAYTKILESSQSLLSVLKQEAGNLSKATEPRRKAQ encoded by the exons ATGACCCaacaagctgctgctctgcagacTTACAACAATGAACTTGTCAAAT GTATTGAGGACCTGTGCTCCAAGCGAGAGGAGTTGAACAGTCAGATcaagcaggaggaagaggagaaggagcgCCTGCAGCACGACATCCGCGTCCTTTCGGAGAAGCTGAGCCGAGTCAACGAGAGCCTGGCGCAAAGACTCGCCGCCCGCGCCACGTTCGACCGCACCATCGCAGAGACCGAGGCTGCATAcactaag ATCTTGGAGAGTTCCCAGTCTCTTCTGAGCGTCCTGAAGCAGGAGGCAGGAAACCTGAGTAAAGCCACAGAGCCGCGGAGAAAGGCTCAATAA